Within the Amaranthus tricolor cultivar Red isolate AtriRed21 chromosome 15, ASM2621246v1, whole genome shotgun sequence genome, the region TGATATGGGGTTCCTATCTATCCAACCTACATATTTAATGGTTAGATTGTCGTTTTGTGCATTGTAAGTGGACAATTTGTATTTTTCCCTAATTTACCCTGATTGTCATTTTACGACTTTTGagtgatgttttagggttgtttggtgtttgtattgtcctagtattgtctagagaagattttggttgtacccattaTTTTTATTGGTAATTGGTGGAAGAGTTTGGTACCACTTACGATCCCGTGGTTTTTTCCCGCATTGGGTTTCCCCGTAAAAATATCTCGTGTGCTTTACTTTCCGcgttttttactttattattgtgcttgattgtgggattattattgtttgtttaattGGATTGGTCATTTTTAttcatctaacaacacaaaaagagaaaatatgTGAAAATGTGTGTTATGTTGTCACTtttctcaatatatatataattaagtttTTCAATATTATAGATGACAAATATAATGAAAACCCTAGgaaatttaaaaagtttgttTGCTTCTTATAAATATACTTTTTGGACAAGGAATATCACCTTTTTAAAAGGTACTTTCTCATTTCCAAATAGTCGCTACATAAGGATTATTAGTACTATTCcattttttaagcttatttaatatattgtgactaatgtgttagaaaaaatatagtcaagtactataatatcaaatttttataatttttagttaagcaTGGCTTAAGATATAAACGATTAAAGTTATGCATTGGATTGCATAAAAAGTgaaatgtagcaaatataataaaacggagaaagtattatattataacACATCCATGAtatgtttggataataattttGCACGGAAAAAAGaatggaagaaaaagaggaaaagataaagaaaaggaagacaAATAGATAAAAAGTATTAACTATCATTTGtttagaagaaaagaaaaagaaataaagggAATTGAACTTTTTCTAACTTTAGAGAAATTGaaagtttgacaaaaaaaaatcacaaattgttataagagacggtctctttgaaagacacATTAGATATGGGTTAAGTAGactaattaatacaaatcatagataaaataaagatatgagcttcttattttgagaACGTCTCTTTAAAAGACGATTTCTCACAAAAATAGCTGAAAAATATACATCGATCAAATCTCTCACCCAAATCTCTATCTCTCCATTTTACtatctaaataaaaaattatttatcctttaaatttcatctaaacATACCCTTGATGGAGAGAGGTAGTTGGAGGAGAAGCTTAAAGGTTCTTAAAGTTTAACAAAGTTTAACAAATTGGAAATCTCTGACAATATAAAGACAGTTATTATTGGAAGAATTATATATACACTTGCTCCCTTCTTACATTtcaattttatgtattttaatgtattattttgtgcatttatatctttaattatacaaatctaaaaattataaaaaattaatattataaaagtatgcgataagacgattcaaataagattccacttAATGATATTATGACTTACACAttagtcgcaatatataaaataagcttgaacaataGATAATGCACATAATcgaaatgtagcgagtatttaagaacggaggaagtgtatatatatatataattaaatagcaCAAACTAAAAAATTGAACATTAGTGCAAATTACTTATTTCTTGATTTCACTTCATTTGCAATATGTTCAGTTTTAgttcacacaaaaaaaaaaaaagaaaattataagaaaataattttaacatgtatgaaaataatataattaggaGTACAAAAAATGGGTAAGATAGAGTGTTCTTGCCAATAATAAATATGAGTAATTTAAAAAGATTGAACATTGATTACATTATAGTAACCAATAATGTTCtatctataaaattttaaagtttagaTCTTTGTACATAACTCATATTAATTACAAGAACCGGAAAACACTCTTCCCCTTCTACTTATGTGGAGTAATTTATACTCTAATAATTCACAttattttatatcatttttattttttaataataatatttattttattttaattttatccatacattttaatttccattcaaaatcattcaaatgatttattatttttttcatttattattaaatatattcatattttctttacaaaaaaaacttCATTTGTATTTAAAGGTAATTTGAAAGGTCCCTGTAATACTAAAaactttcaaaataaaaatatgaaaaacaattaaaaaatgagagaacctcaaaatttatttaagaataCTTCTGAAATTTCTAGAATCGtcttaaacatttaaataatatttaatttgccCTCACGGCCTAATATTACATCATATTTTTCCGGCTCCCATGTTTGCTGAACTTAAGGTAAAAAAGTTACATATAAGATTACAAAATGagtgattaaaaaataattacaaattaatagAAGTTGATGAGTATGTAAGCAATAGAATTAACAGATCAAATTtctaaatgaattaattaacaAAGCCAATATCAATATAATCATACCAATGAAAATTAGTTCTAAGAAATATCTGGTTATCAATTACAGACCTTTTTAAAACTTTCTATGCACAAAAAGCAAGGAGAAAATTAGAGTAGAACAATTTATCAAcacaaattttacaaaattttaatccaaaaaaccaaaaacaaaattaacaaccATATTAAGAAATTCCCAAAAATATGGATTAATAGTAAAAATTGTGTTgataattgttttctttttttcatgtttattttttacaatcTGTAGATGACAAGGAAACAAGGTAAAACTGCACGAGAATCAAACACCATTAACTCGCCATTCTCCCCACTCACTGAGTCAAACTCAACGAGTTTACCTGATTCAGTTACTGAGTCAACTCGTTTTGAAACTCGTCCTGCTATCACCctacaaaccaccatagcccgTCTTCCACGACCACCACCTGCACTCTCATGTGCGGCCCCACTACCGGAATACGTACACACTGACGTGGCTCCTTTACTTCCGTTGATCTCACAAACACCATCACAACCGTCGATTATGCTTCCTCCAGAATTTGTGGGTCCCAAACAATGAAACCGCATCATCTCATTCCCATCCGCAACGCATCGACCCGACGCGCAACCTGGATCCGCCCGAGACTTAATACAATCCCTGTATTCCTCAAACCGGGTTACAGTCCGACCCAAATTCTGAATCTTAAAAACAACCTCAACCCGACCCGAAAACCCTCTGGGTCCCCACCTTGTATGGAAAATTATCTCAACCACATTCCTTGAAGGATGTCCAACATGTAATTCCGTCACAGAAGGAAAAAACGGGTCAACTTGAACAGGACCTTTTAATGGAGCTGATACAGTACGCCTGACCCAATTATTTGAACCGGGTTCAGTACTTCTGGGTTTTACCGAATCAGAACGTTTAACACGATGTGAAAACGGGTCGGACTTTTTAGGCTTGGATTTTGATTTGGGTTTGGAaatgggtttgggtttagaGTTATCAACGACGTCCTTAAGATTCTGAAAACTGTTCTTACAGCTAGTACTAGTAAGAATAAGTTGTTTTGGTTGAGGATTAAAAACATCTTCTACAGCTTTTgatttgcattgcaatgatttAACCCAACCAGCCGCCATTAAAGACAAAATGGAAGCTTTTTCtggaaaaaaagtaaaaatatttcTGGGATTAATATGAAGTAATGATTATGGTGTGTAGAATCATGGTAGTGTAATGTATTCAAAgtgggtatgatgatgaagatgagatTTGAGAATGTGAATGTGGGTTTGGAAATGAGAGAAGTAAGTTTCAAATGTAGTTGAGGGAGTATTTTCAAATTTAGGGGAGGGGTGAGTCTGCTGAGTTTAGTTTTAAGTCGGCTGGTTTTGGTGGTAGGAGGAAGGAAAGTGAAGGGAGTAGAACAGACAAAATAGAAATCAATTTGGAAATTAAATACCCcactgtttttttcttttttacttgtttttaaaatgttacattttatattacttttatACCCTTTAGTATTAGAGACTAGAGAGAAATTAATAATACCTCCTATTTAACCATTACActcatttagtttttcacacttgctgaaataatattttaaccGTTAATATATCTAGttgttcttaattaaaaattataaaaaattgatattaataatctttgtattgagacgaatcacaCAAGATTCCACATCgctaatttcttaaaaatagtaaatcttaaatcttaaatcttaaaaataaatatcttACACCCACCtcctcttttcttttatgtatttccATTAATTTTTAGAGTAAATCTTGTATGAGAATATCTTTTTATAAGATGAGTCTTTATAATTAgtcaattttatttaatactctCTCTAATTCATCActaatgtctcatttactttttgcagaGATTATAACAGTAAATTGAAGGGAGTAATtattttacaattgtaagtaatCATAATAAGTGATcacactaaaaattataaaaagtgaacTTAATTAAAACTTTAAGTAAATACTTTAATACGACAAATGTAAATTGGTCAGTCTAATAAAATGGTCTAAACGATAAGTtgattatatttgaaaatttgtgaaaattttaaCAGGTAAGATCAAAGTGTTTGTTCATTAGAtacttaatactccctcctattcagtttatgtgtcccattttcttttatagtcaagtcaccttaattgtctcatttctatttttggtatgggtttttgacttttatgcccttagtaactttatcttattttcaattataccctccattacatatactaattttcctcccttacattaaaaaacccataataccactctcttccTTACCCTTAGGGTTCCACTTTTGACtcttcttaaaatccgtgaaaagtcaaatgaaattCCTAAAGTGAATAAGAAGGAGTACTATTTTCCGATACTTCAAACAACTTTTTCCTAGTAAtaaatttaagtaaataatcCATTTGATTTCATGATATTCTATTTTCTGTGTATATAATTATGATTGCGTATTCGTTTAATCATTGAATTTTTaacttaatactccctccaattcagcactaacgtccCATTTACTTAATACatttattcaattcttaatatctctaattgtgcattactaaaaattatggaaagttgatatgaataatccttacattgagacgaatcaatcccacatgactatgttttaacttgtagattaataataaaatgcaaattaagagtaagagatgaatagtgtccaaaaagcaaatgagacattaatgCTGAATTGAAGAGATTATTATTTTTGCTCATTTTTACAACTATTATATATTACTAtcatttaacatttttttattatgtataatatatatataataccctatttattttaaagattcaatttttttacacCCACTATgaactaacataataaattaTTGAGAAAGTACTCATTTTTCTTGTgttttttcacattttaaaaAACTGCATATTTTTTGTCATCTTTAGTTTGGATATTGCTTtgcttgcattttcatttcacaaattcttatatgagacggtctctcGGTAAGATAAAATTAGGATCATCTTTATTATGTAAAATGTAATGGAGGGTTCATTATTCAATTTAATGGCTAAAATTGCTTGATGGGGTTTAATAGGGGggattttgacattttattttttatcttaaaat harbors:
- the LOC130801311 gene encoding uncharacterized protein LOC130801311, which translates into the protein MAAGWVKSLQCKSKAVEDVFNPQPKQLILTSTSCKNSFQNLKDVVDNSKPKPISKPKSKSKPKKSDPFSHRVKRSDSVKPRSTEPGSNNWVRRTVSAPLKGPVQVDPFFPSVTELHVGHPSRNVVEIIFHTRWGPRGFSGRVEVVFKIQNLGRTVTRFEEYRDCIKSRADPGCASGRCVADGNEMMRFHCLGPTNSGGSIIDGCDGVCEINGSKGATSVCTYSGSGAAHESAGGGRGRRAMVVCRVIAGRVSKRVDSVTESGKLVEFDSVSGENGELMVFDSRAVLPCFLVIYRL